Proteins encoded within one genomic window of Gloeobacter kilaueensis JS1:
- a CDS encoding cytochrome c oxidase subunit 3, translated as MQSSSSTSSNDPAAISPVAAHGADHHEEHPDHRMLGFTLFLISEGMLFVGLFVAYLTFRAAAPAWPPPGTPELAKLWPTIFTVILVSSSGTIILAEHFLKHGDQNKFRLFWLITFVMGAIFIAGQAFEWNTLINHEHLTLKSGLYGGTFFLLTGFHGMHVIVGLLLQLIVFLRAFKKGRYTPEKHFGVGASSLYWHFVDIVWIFLFGLLYVV; from the coding sequence ATGCAATCATCTTCTTCTACCAGTTCCAACGATCCAGCAGCGATATCCCCGGTGGCGGCCCACGGTGCCGACCACCACGAGGAGCATCCCGACCACCGCATGTTGGGCTTCACGCTCTTCCTCATCTCCGAGGGCATGTTGTTCGTCGGTCTATTTGTCGCCTACCTCACCTTTCGGGCGGCAGCGCCTGCCTGGCCGCCGCCGGGCACACCCGAACTGGCCAAGCTCTGGCCGACGATCTTCACGGTCATCCTCGTCTCCAGTTCCGGCACGATCATCCTGGCAGAGCACTTTCTCAAGCACGGCGACCAGAACAAGTTTCGCCTTTTCTGGCTCATCACCTTCGTGATGGGTGCCATCTTCATCGCCGGTCAGGCATTCGAGTGGAACACCCTCATCAACCACGAGCACCTGACCCTCAAAAGCGGCCTCTACGGCGGCACGTTCTTTTTGCTCACCGGCTTCCACGGTATGCACGTGATTGTCGGTCTACTGTTGCAGTTGATCGTCTTTTTGCGCGCCTTCAAAAAGGGCCGCTACACCCCTGAGAAGCACTTTGGAGTGGGAGCGAGTTCTCTGTACTGGCACTTCGTCGATATCGTCTGGATCTTCCTGTTCGGTCTGCTCTACGTCGTCTAA
- a CDS encoding PetM family cytochrome b6-f complex subunit 7: protein MSQTFVILRQEKRSDEEAMTGEIFFVAGLVFVLTLVAMALGFGILKVRGESRE, encoded by the coding sequence ATGTCGCAAACATTTGTCATCTTGAGGCAGGAGAAGCGATCGGACGAGGAAGCGATGACCGGTGAGATCTTTTTTGTGGCGGGCCTGGTGTTCGTGTTGACGCTGGTGGCAATGGCCCTGGGCTTTGGCATCTTGAAGGTGCGGGGCGAAAGCCGCGAATAA
- the ctaD gene encoding cytochrome c oxidase subunit I, which produces MVEISERIHHQNPEPLNDWRRYFSFCIDHKVIGIQYLVTTFFFYLLGGALAMMIRAELLTPDSDVLDRQFYNSTFTIHASIMIFLWVIPALVGFGNYLVPLMIGARDMAFPRLNALSFWMIPPAGIALISSFFIRGGAASSGWTSYPPLSVQQVQVGDITVPHVGQLIWCIGVIILGTSSILAAINFIVTIVAMRAPGMILFRMPLFIWATLAASCIAMMGTPVLAGALILLSLDLTQGTVFFNPTGGGDPVVYQHMFWFYSHPAVYIMILPAMGIISEVLPVFARKPIFGYKAIAISSMGIAVLGFMVWAHHMFTSGTPDWMRMFFMVASFLIAVPTGIKVFSWLGTIWGGKLELNSAMLFAMGFVSMFVIGGLSGIILASVPVDIHVHDTYFVVAHLHYVLFGGSVFAIYAGLYFWFPKMTGRMLNETWGKIHFALTFIGFNLCFLPMHQLGLQGMPRRVAQYAPQFQELNVVVSIGGFLLGISTLPFLFNAIYSWIWGTRAGANPWRALGLEWTVPSPPPVENFEEIPVVTAGSYEYGLVEPPSADSPRAALPTKS; this is translated from the coding sequence ATGGTTGAGATTAGCGAACGCATCCACCACCAAAATCCAGAGCCGCTCAACGACTGGCGGCGCTACTTCAGCTTCTGCATCGATCACAAGGTGATCGGCATCCAGTATCTGGTGACGACCTTCTTCTTTTATCTGTTAGGCGGCGCTCTGGCGATGATGATCCGCGCCGAGTTGCTCACCCCCGACTCCGATGTTCTCGATCGGCAGTTCTACAACAGCACCTTCACCATCCACGCCTCGATCATGATCTTCTTGTGGGTGATCCCGGCGCTGGTGGGCTTCGGCAACTACCTGGTGCCTCTCATGATTGGAGCGCGGGATATGGCCTTTCCGCGCCTCAACGCCCTGAGCTTCTGGATGATTCCACCGGCTGGGATCGCACTCATCTCCAGCTTCTTTATCCGGGGCGGAGCCGCCAGCTCTGGCTGGACCTCCTACCCGCCTTTGAGTGTGCAGCAGGTGCAGGTGGGCGACATCACCGTTCCCCACGTCGGCCAGCTCATCTGGTGCATCGGGGTGATTATCCTCGGCACCTCGTCGATTCTGGCGGCGATCAACTTTATCGTCACGATCGTCGCGATGCGCGCTCCGGGGATGATCCTGTTTCGGATGCCCCTTTTTATCTGGGCCACCCTCGCTGCCTCCTGCATTGCGATGATGGGCACGCCGGTATTGGCCGGAGCGCTCATCTTGCTTTCGCTCGATCTCACCCAGGGAACGGTCTTCTTTAACCCGACCGGCGGCGGCGATCCGGTGGTCTACCAGCACATGTTCTGGTTTTATTCCCATCCGGCGGTCTACATCATGATCCTGCCCGCGATGGGGATCATCTCCGAGGTGCTGCCGGTCTTTGCGCGCAAACCGATCTTTGGCTACAAGGCGATCGCCATTTCGAGCATGGGCATCGCCGTGCTGGGCTTTATGGTCTGGGCGCACCACATGTTCACCAGCGGTACGCCGGACTGGATGCGCATGTTCTTTATGGTCGCCTCGTTTCTCATCGCCGTTCCCACCGGCATCAAAGTCTTCAGCTGGCTGGGCACGATCTGGGGCGGCAAGCTCGAACTCAACTCGGCAATGCTCTTTGCGATGGGCTTCGTCTCGATGTTTGTCATCGGCGGCCTCTCCGGGATCATCCTCGCCTCGGTGCCGGTCGATATCCACGTCCACGACACCTACTTTGTCGTCGCCCACCTGCACTATGTCCTCTTTGGGGGGAGTGTGTTCGCCATCTATGCGGGGCTATACTTCTGGTTCCCGAAGATGACCGGACGGATGCTCAACGAGACCTGGGGCAAGATTCACTTTGCCCTGACCTTTATCGGTTTCAACCTGTGCTTTTTGCCGATGCACCAGCTGGGCCTGCAGGGGATGCCGCGCCGCGTCGCCCAGTACGCCCCCCAGTTTCAGGAACTGAACGTGGTGGTGAGTATCGGCGGCTTTTTGCTGGGCATCTCGACGCTGCCGTTTTTGTTCAACGCCATCTACAGCTGGATCTGGGGAACCCGCGCCGGTGCCAACCCCTGGCGTGCCCTCGGTCTTGAGTGGACGGTTCCCTCGCCGCCCCCGGTCGAAAACTTTGAAGAAATCCCGGTCGTGACCGCCGGTTCTTACGAGTACGGCCTGGTAGAGCCACCGTCAGCGGATAGTCCGCGCGCGGCTCTTCCTACCAAGTCCTGA
- a CDS encoding DUF2905 domain-containing protein: protein MFAVAVVALGSALLVSDGGFRLYPLGRLPGDIVIRRESFTFYLPLMTSILLSVLLSAIFWGIGRIG from the coding sequence GTGTTCGCAGTTGCAGTCGTCGCTCTAGGCAGCGCACTGCTGGTAAGCGACGGAGGGTTCAGGCTCTATCCCCTCGGTCGGCTCCCTGGCGATATCGTCATCCGCCGGGAGAGCTTCACGTTTTACCTGCCCCTGATGACCAGCATCCTGCTCAGTGTGCTTTTGAGTGCGATTTTTTGGGGGATCGGGCGCATCGGCTAG
- a CDS encoding CHAD domain-containing protein translates to MAFELADAQQVRSEIRRIVLEQVDEALTHLADEFDRDPDAAVHAARKQFKRLRALLRLIRCELGSACYRQEDRLLQEAGRTLSQARDAHVLVKTLTKLARELDLSDDGLIASLQARLEERSAAVPLDREVIAGVVVSLVGLQQRLEDWPLRHEGWPLIEAGALWVYRQGRRAFACAYDQPSAEHFHTWRKRVKDLWHQLELLTPLWPPVLKPLADEAHRLADYLGDEHDLSVLLETLQTFTPEITTGKGALLLETIEKQRQTLQQLARPLGLKLYAETPRAYRRRLHGYWQAWKGEAQETVSFQNRRELQKLA, encoded by the coding sequence ATGGCGTTCGAGTTGGCTGACGCGCAGCAGGTGCGCTCTGAGATCCGGCGAATCGTGCTCGAACAGGTGGACGAAGCGCTCACCCACCTTGCGGACGAATTTGACCGCGATCCCGATGCAGCCGTCCACGCTGCGCGCAAGCAGTTCAAGCGCCTGCGGGCGCTGTTGCGGCTTATTCGTTGCGAACTGGGATCTGCCTGCTACCGCCAGGAAGACCGTCTGTTGCAGGAGGCGGGCCGCACCCTTTCGCAAGCGCGGGACGCCCACGTTCTGGTCAAGACGCTTACAAAACTCGCCAGAGAGCTGGATCTCTCCGACGACGGGCTCATCGCTTCGCTGCAAGCCCGGCTGGAGGAGCGCTCAGCTGCTGTCCCCCTCGACCGCGAGGTAATCGCTGGGGTCGTAGTGAGCCTCGTCGGTCTGCAGCAGCGCCTCGAAGACTGGCCCCTCCGGCACGAAGGCTGGCCGCTCATCGAGGCAGGAGCGCTCTGGGTCTACCGCCAGGGCCGGCGGGCTTTTGCCTGTGCCTACGACCAGCCCTCCGCCGAGCACTTTCATACCTGGCGCAAGCGGGTCAAAGATCTCTGGCATCAATTAGAACTGCTCACGCCCCTCTGGCCGCCGGTGCTCAAGCCATTGGCCGACGAGGCCCATCGGCTGGCGGACTACCTGGGCGACGAGCACGATCTGAGTGTGCTCTTAGAAACCTTGCAAACTTTTACCCCCGAGATCACCACCGGCAAGGGGGCACTGCTGCTTGAAACGATCGAAAAGCAGCGCCAGACATTGCAGCAGCTCGCAAGACCTCTGGGCCTCAAACTCTACGCCGAGACGCCAAGAGCTTATCGCAGGCGGCTGCACGGCTACTGGCAAGCCTGGAAGGGCGAAGCACAGGAGACAGTCAGCTTCCAGAATCGACGCGAACTGCAAAAGCTCGCTTGA